The Apodemus sylvaticus chromosome 19, mApoSyl1.1, whole genome shotgun sequence sequence GGGCACCTGCTAACCTGAATGGCTCGAGGGCTGGATGCTGGCTTTCTGTGATCACTCAAGGGCTGGGTGGCAGCAGGCTGGTCACTCCAGACTCCCCTTAGGTGTTCTCACGGTAAATTAGGTCAGGCAATTTCTCTGACTCTCTTCAGAGGAATTCCCCTCGGGGCACTACTCCAGGCGCTAAAGACAGGCTTGGTGCTGGGGAGATGCCCAGACTGAGTTCCACTGTCTGTTTGCTGGGAACTCCGTACCAGGAAGCAGTTCCTTCTCCTTGCCGGCTATGCATGCGTCAGAGACAATCGCCCATTGGACAATGGGGACCCTCTGTGGATGATGGGGACCCTTTCCAGATATGGGGGAACATCGCTGCAGCGTCTCACTCTTTGTACAGACCATGACGCAGAGTTCCACTGGTCAGCCCCGGGGCAGGTGGCCAGCATCTCTCTCTATTGCAGGGCTAAGTCCCTCCCTCCTGCAAACAATCACAGCTTGTGGAGACCAACATCTATTTAAGCTACTTGTCTCAGGCATGAGAGGAAATGCAGAAGGTTACAAGAATTTATTGATGTTGTGAACTGCCAAATGGCTGATACCAGAGATACATGACCAGAACAGAGGGACAGTGAAGAGGGACAGTGACCCAGGGCGCAGATGGGGCTCCTGGGAGTCAGGGGGATAGCCCAAGGCAGTGTATAACATATTGGGGCTCTTCCTGGGACAATCCCGTATCAGGAGTAGAGTAGAGGAGCTGAGAAGGGTCAGGAAGGAGGACACAAGCCTACAACAGACAGGCCCTCAGCAGCTGGACTTCTGGCCACAGCAGGCCTGTCTGGAGCAGGCAGGGCGGCACAGCAGGGACACACAGGAGGCTGGGCgacagcagctgggctggcaggAGGAGCCACAGCAGGAGGAGGTGGGCACACAGCAGGCAGGTCTGCACACAGGGCGGCACAGCAGGGACACGCTGGAGCAGGGCTtgcagcacacaggcttgcagcacacaggagcacagcaggagggctggcagcaggaggaggaggagccagagcaGATGGGGGtgcagcacacaggcttgcagcagacaggcacacagCAGGAGGGCTGGCAGCATGAGGACTGGCAGCTAGACTGCTGGCAGCATGATCCAGAGCAGATGGGTGTGCAGCAGACAGGCTTGCAGCAAAGGGTCACACAGCAGGGCTGCTGGCAGGGGGAGCAGGTGCagcaagctggctggcagctAGACTGCTGGCAGCATGAGGGTGTGCAGCAGGAGGATTGGCAGCAGGGGCTGGACACACAGCTCACTGGGGTGCAGACGAGGGTCAGGCAGGGGGCTGGGGCACAGCAGCTGGACTGGCAGCAGCTAGGTTGGCAGCAGCTGGGGACACAGCAAGGAACACAGCAGCTGGGTTGGCAGCAGCTGGACTGGCAGCAGCTGGGTTGGCAGCAGCTGGACTGGCAGCAGCTGGGGGCACAGCAGCAGGGCTCacagcagctctctgggcagtcGTCCACCTGCCAGGAGGAGCTGGTGCAAGCGTCAGAGCAGACGGACCTGGTGGAGGCGGCCATGGCGGGGCTGGGTTGGGGTCgagcgtgtgagtgtgtgagcgtgtgaataagtgagtgagtgagtgtgtgtgtgaagggctgCACCGTCGGCTTTTATCCCCCTGTGCTGTTTTGGCTTGCCCTCCCTTCCTTGTTGGTGAGTCCTGTGGCTGTCATCAGGGTGTTTATTTGTCTGGGATGTTGTTGTCAGGTTCGTTTCCTGCcagcatgtggtgctgggattggTGAGGGAGCATTGGGTGTTAGGTGAGGCTCTGTGAGCAGTGAGGTTGGGATGTCATAGGTGGGCTGCAGGAATGTCACCCAGCCATGGCTGGCTGCCAGGACTCTCGCTCCCTCTGCAAGAATCAGTGCCAGGGAAGCGATTTGCTCAGTACCCATCCCAGCACCTAGCTCTGAACAACAGCTGTCATTTTGTCACAGCGCCCAGAGGCCACAAGTGTGCAGTGACCTGTCCTGGACTACTGGGTATGAGGGTACAGTGGTAGGCTAATGGCCCCCCGCCTGTATCCCTCCACAGCATCTCCTCAGCTCCCGCACCTCTCTGTGGCGCCCTGTGACACTGTCCACCCTGTCCGTAGGCCTGAGGCTGCAGGAAGCTGGGCTCATCTCCTTGCCACATAGGCAGGTTAGGAACT is a genomic window containing:
- the LOC127669655 gene encoding keratin-associated protein 10-8-like isoform X7, producing the protein MAASTRSVCSDACTSSSWQVDDCPESCCEPCCCSSCCAPAPCLTLVCTPVSCVSSPCCQSSCCTPSCCQQSSCQPACCTCSPCQQPCCVTLCCKPVCCTPICSGSCCQQSSCQSSCCQPSCCVPVCCKPVCCTPICSGSSSSCCQPSCCAPVCCKPVCCKPCSSVSLLCRPVCRPACCVPTSSCCGSSCQPSCCRPASCVSLLCRPACSRQACCGQKSSC
- the LOC127669655 gene encoding keratin-associated protein 10-8-like isoform X3, translating into MAASTRSVCSDACTSSSWQVDDCPESCCEPCCCAPSCCQSSCCQPSCCQSSCCQPTPCLTLVCTPVSCVSSPCCQSSCCTPSCCQQSSCQPACCTCSPCQQPCCVTLCCKPVCCTPICSGSCCQQSSCQSSCCQPSCCVPVCCKPVCCTPICSGSSSSCCQPSCCAPVCCKPVCCKPCSSVSLLCRPVCRPACCVPTSSCCGSSCQPSCCRPASCVSLLCRPACSRQACCGQKSSC
- the LOC127669655 gene encoding keratin-associated protein 10-8-like isoform X1, which produces MAASTRSVCSDACTSSSWQVDDCPESCCEPCCCAPSCCQSSCCQPSCCQSSCCQPSCCVPSPCLTLVCTPVSCVSSPCCQSSCCTPSCCQQSSCQPACCTCSPCQQPCCVTLCCKPVCCTPICSGSCCQQSSCQSSCCQPSCCVPVCCKPVCCTPICSGSSSSCCQPSCCAPVCCKPVCCKPCSSVSLLCRPVCRPACCVPTSSCCGSSCQPSCCRPASCVSLLCRPACSRQACCGQKSSC
- the LOC127669655 gene encoding keratin-associated protein 10-8-like isoform X8, which codes for MAASTRSVCSDACTSSSWQVDDCPESCCEPCCCAPTPCLTLVCTPVSCVSSPCCQSSCCTPSCCQQSSCQPACCTCSPCQQPCCVTLCCKPVCCTPICSGSCCQQSSCQSSCCQPSCCVPVCCKPVCCTPICSGSSSSCCQPSCCAPVCCKPVCCKPCSSVSLLCRPVCRPACCVPTSSCCGSSCQPSCCRPASCVSLLCRPACSRQACCGQKSSC
- the LOC127669655 gene encoding keratin-associated protein 10-8-like isoform X6, which encodes MAASTRSVCSDACTSSSWQVDDCPESCCEPCCCAPSCCHCCAPAPCLTLVCTPVSCVSSPCCQSSCCTPSCCQQSSCQPACCTCSPCQQPCCVTLCCKPVCCTPICSGSCCQQSSCQSSCCQPSCCVPVCCKPVCCTPICSGSSSSCCQPSCCAPVCCKPVCCKPCSSVSLLCRPVCRPACCVPTSSCCGSSCQPSCCRPASCVSLLCRPACSRQACCGQKSSC
- the LOC127669655 gene encoding keratin-associated protein 10-8-like isoform X4 — protein: MAASTRSVCSDACTSSSWQVDDCPESCCEPCCCAPSCCQSSCCQPSCCHCCAPAPCLTLVCTPVSCVSSPCCQSSCCTPSCCQQSSCQPACCTCSPCQQPCCVTLCCKPVCCTPICSGSCCQQSSCQSSCCQPSCCVPVCCKPVCCTPICSGSSSSCCQPSCCAPVCCKPVCCKPCSSVSLLCRPVCRPACCVPTSSCCGSSCQPSCCRPASCVSLLCRPACSRQACCGQKSSC
- the LOC127669655 gene encoding keratin-associated protein 10-8-like isoform X2, which produces MAASTRSVCSDACTSSSWQVDDCPESCCEPCCCAPSCCQSSCCQPSCCHCCQSSCCAPAPCLTLVCTPVSCVSSPCCQSSCCTPSCCQQSSCQPACCTCSPCQQPCCVTLCCKPVCCTPICSGSCCQQSSCQSSCCQPSCCVPVCCKPVCCTPICSGSSSSCCQPSCCAPVCCKPVCCKPCSSVSLLCRPVCRPACCVPTSSCCGSSCQPSCCRPASCVSLLCRPACSRQACCGQKSSC
- the LOC127669655 gene encoding keratin-associated protein 10-8-like isoform X5, coding for MAASTRSVCSDACTSSSWQVDDCPESCCEPCCCAPSCCHCCQPSCCQSSCCAPAPCLTLVCTPVSCVSSPCCQSSCCTPSCCQQSSCQPACCTCSPCQQPCCVTLCCKPVCCTPICSGSCCQQSSCQSSCCQPSCCVPVCCKPVCCTPICSGSSSSCCQPSCCAPVCCKPVCCKPCSSVSLLCRPVCRPACCVPTSSCCGSSCQPSCCRPASCVSLLCRPACSRQACCGQKSSC